In one window of Pseudorasbora parva isolate DD20220531a chromosome 7, ASM2467924v1, whole genome shotgun sequence DNA:
- the fxyd7 gene encoding FXYD domain containing ion transport regulator 7 isoform X1, which translates to MAASTESYMPMDQSAFNYDYETLRTTGVILAVIMFVSGILIALNLVQWKALSHQRQKFPLKRSEADGAAARGNAQMHRVTYRNVEESRTCLTSFCNLSLNADLWLYF; encoded by the exons ATGGCAGCTTCAACAG AATCATACATGCCTATGGACCAAAGTGCCTTCAATTATG ATTACGAGACGTTGCGGACCACGGGTGTCATCCTGGCTGTGATTATGTTTGTTTCCGGGATTCTTATTGCTCTGA ATCTAGTCCAGTGGAAAGCCCTCAGCCACCAAAGACAGAAG ttCCCCCTCAAACGGTCTGAAGCGGATGGTGCGGCGGCAAGAGGAAATGCTCAGATGCACAGAGTTACTTACAGGAATGTGGAGGAGAGTAGAACCTGCTTGACCTCTTTTTGTAACCTCAGCTTAAATGCTGATCTATGGCTGTATTTTTAG
- the fxyd7 gene encoding FXYD domain containing ion transport regulator 7 isoform X2, translated as MAASTESYMPMDQSAFNYDYETLRTTGVILAVIMFVSGILIALSKKCKCSKSKSSPVESPQPPKTEVPPQTV; from the exons ATGGCAGCTTCAACAG AATCATACATGCCTATGGACCAAAGTGCCTTCAATTATG ATTACGAGACGTTGCGGACCACGGGTGTCATCCTGGCTGTGATTATGTTTGTTTCCGGGATTCTTATTGCTCTGA GTAAAAAGTGCAAATGCTCGAAATCCAA ATCTAGTCCAGTGGAAAGCCCTCAGCCACCAAAGACAGAAG ttCCCCCTCAAACGGTCTGA
- the LOC137083057 gene encoding NF-kappa-B inhibitor delta isoform X1 — MLDLDLTGLVQHTSPKEKACYPLPTVKKLLEQKRKRETSSAPPSCSTESYTAGGAASVPVLASVQSPTAGTSASYTDMGAVRYDRWEVSSIHQAHSSLQHCHPFSFMSSSSTAPNFTQTGQTLATGYSPQQMQDCQDAQTTQQYSITECPVTAAGTDMTGTVPVQSSGLCWPSESRAEDHTSQYVSQDFKPQMDLVKLQEARVFLQNMDYSRTTWQDDDGDTILHIYTAKGLREYAFAAAEKLCGLGKLDSKEHKGKTALLVAVTANQPDIVQDLLSLGADIGICDINGQTALHLTATYGFPRVMQVLLFAGLRMDLEARNFEGLTPLHCVVISHCATMKAINASSSSSTWLVDGSLQTQAEDKLICLRFLINAGASVLSQEIKSNKTVLHLAVKEGNIHLVRFLLSLQLSNMQAFINMKAHGHTALHMAAGLHGSPYQEELIRLLLSRGADPSIRNLENDQPAHLLQSGDKGERLKLILKKKSASSRRRFTSLQDQE, encoded by the exons atgctggatttggatctgacaggacTGGTGCAACAcacat CACCGAAGGAAAAGGCGTGTTACCCTCTGCCCACAGTGAAGAAACTCCTGGAgcagaagagaaagagagagacctCCTCAGCACCCCCCTCCTGCTCTACAGAATCTTATACTGCTGGTGGCGCTGCATCTGTCCCA GTGTTGGCATCAGTACAATCTCCCACTGCCG GAACCAGTGCAAGCTACACAGACATGGGCGCAGTTCGATATGACCGATGGGAAGTTTCCAGCATTCATCAGGCACATTCTTCCCTACAGCACTGCCATCCTTTCTCATTCATGTCTAGTTCCTCAACCGCACCAAACTTCACCCAGACTGGACAAACGCTTGCCACTGGCTACAGCCCTCAGCAGATGCAAGACTGCCAGGATGCCCAGACAACACAGCAATAT TCTATAACAGAATGCCCTGTAACTGCAGCCGGGACTGATATGACTGGGACAGTCCCCGTTCAGAGCTCCGGCTTGTGTTGGCCATCTGAATCCAGAGCAGAGGATCACACAAGCCAATACGTTTCCCAAGATTTCAAGCCCCAAATGGATTTGGTGAAGCTGCAGGAGGCTCGAGTCTTCCTGCAGAACATGGATTATAGTAGAACCACATGGCAGGATGATGACGGGGACAC AATTTTACATATCTATACTGCGAAAGGCCTGAGGGAATATGCTTTCGCTGCTGCAGAGAAACTTTGTGGACTGGGGAAGTTGGACTCTAAAGAACACAAGGGCAAG ACTGCTTTGCTGGTGGCCGTAACTGCTAACCAACCAGATATAGTTCAGGATCTTCTCTCTCTTGGTGCGGACATCGGCATCTGTGACATCAACGGTCAAACTGCACTCCATCTGACTGCCACCTATGGTTTCCCCCGTGTCATGCAG GTTCTTCTCTTTGCTGGACTGCGAATGGACCTGGAGGCTCGTAACTTTGAAG GTCTGACCCCTCTGCACTGTGTGGTGATCTCTCACTGTGCCACGATGAAGGCTATAAATGCCTCCTCCTCATCTTCAACATGGCTAGTCGATGGCAGTCTACAGACTCAGGCAGAAGATAAACTGATTTGTTTGCGGTTTCTTATCAATGCTGGGGCTTCAGTTCTCAGTCAG GAAATCAAAAGCAACAAGACTGTTCTTCACCTGGCAGTGAAGGAGGGGAATATCCATCTCGTGCGCTTTCTCTTGAGCCTTCAACTCTCCAATATGCAGGCGTTTATCAACATGAAA GCTCATGGACACACCGCCCTACACATGGCCGCAGGGCTGCACGGAAGCCCCTATCAGGAGGAACTGATCCGGCTGCTGCTGAGTCGTGGTGCTGATCCCAGCATCCGCAACCTGGAGAACGACCAGCCCGCTCATTTACTGCAGAGTGGAGACaaaggagagaga CTCAAGCTCATCTTGAAGAAGAAAAGTGCCTCCTCTAGGCGGCGTTTTACATCCTTACAGGACCAAGAGTGA
- the LOC137083057 gene encoding NF-kappa-B inhibitor delta isoform X2: protein MHFQKSPKEKACYPLPTVKKLLEQKRKRETSSAPPSCSTESYTAGGAASVPVLASVQSPTAGTSASYTDMGAVRYDRWEVSSIHQAHSSLQHCHPFSFMSSSSTAPNFTQTGQTLATGYSPQQMQDCQDAQTTQQYSITECPVTAAGTDMTGTVPVQSSGLCWPSESRAEDHTSQYVSQDFKPQMDLVKLQEARVFLQNMDYSRTTWQDDDGDTILHIYTAKGLREYAFAAAEKLCGLGKLDSKEHKGKTALLVAVTANQPDIVQDLLSLGADIGICDINGQTALHLTATYGFPRVMQVLLFAGLRMDLEARNFEGLTPLHCVVISHCATMKAINASSSSSTWLVDGSLQTQAEDKLICLRFLINAGASVLSQEIKSNKTVLHLAVKEGNIHLVRFLLSLQLSNMQAFINMKAHGHTALHMAAGLHGSPYQEELIRLLLSRGADPSIRNLENDQPAHLLQSGDKGERLKLILKKKSASSRRRFTSLQDQE from the exons ATGCACTTTCAGAAAT CACCGAAGGAAAAGGCGTGTTACCCTCTGCCCACAGTGAAGAAACTCCTGGAgcagaagagaaagagagagacctCCTCAGCACCCCCCTCCTGCTCTACAGAATCTTATACTGCTGGTGGCGCTGCATCTGTCCCA GTGTTGGCATCAGTACAATCTCCCACTGCCG GAACCAGTGCAAGCTACACAGACATGGGCGCAGTTCGATATGACCGATGGGAAGTTTCCAGCATTCATCAGGCACATTCTTCCCTACAGCACTGCCATCCTTTCTCATTCATGTCTAGTTCCTCAACCGCACCAAACTTCACCCAGACTGGACAAACGCTTGCCACTGGCTACAGCCCTCAGCAGATGCAAGACTGCCAGGATGCCCAGACAACACAGCAATAT TCTATAACAGAATGCCCTGTAACTGCAGCCGGGACTGATATGACTGGGACAGTCCCCGTTCAGAGCTCCGGCTTGTGTTGGCCATCTGAATCCAGAGCAGAGGATCACACAAGCCAATACGTTTCCCAAGATTTCAAGCCCCAAATGGATTTGGTGAAGCTGCAGGAGGCTCGAGTCTTCCTGCAGAACATGGATTATAGTAGAACCACATGGCAGGATGATGACGGGGACAC AATTTTACATATCTATACTGCGAAAGGCCTGAGGGAATATGCTTTCGCTGCTGCAGAGAAACTTTGTGGACTGGGGAAGTTGGACTCTAAAGAACACAAGGGCAAG ACTGCTTTGCTGGTGGCCGTAACTGCTAACCAACCAGATATAGTTCAGGATCTTCTCTCTCTTGGTGCGGACATCGGCATCTGTGACATCAACGGTCAAACTGCACTCCATCTGACTGCCACCTATGGTTTCCCCCGTGTCATGCAG GTTCTTCTCTTTGCTGGACTGCGAATGGACCTGGAGGCTCGTAACTTTGAAG GTCTGACCCCTCTGCACTGTGTGGTGATCTCTCACTGTGCCACGATGAAGGCTATAAATGCCTCCTCCTCATCTTCAACATGGCTAGTCGATGGCAGTCTACAGACTCAGGCAGAAGATAAACTGATTTGTTTGCGGTTTCTTATCAATGCTGGGGCTTCAGTTCTCAGTCAG GAAATCAAAAGCAACAAGACTGTTCTTCACCTGGCAGTGAAGGAGGGGAATATCCATCTCGTGCGCTTTCTCTTGAGCCTTCAACTCTCCAATATGCAGGCGTTTATCAACATGAAA GCTCATGGACACACCGCCCTACACATGGCCGCAGGGCTGCACGGAAGCCCCTATCAGGAGGAACTGATCCGGCTGCTGCTGAGTCGTGGTGCTGATCCCAGCATCCGCAACCTGGAGAACGACCAGCCCGCTCATTTACTGCAGAGTGGAGACaaaggagagaga CTCAAGCTCATCTTGAAGAAGAAAAGTGCCTCCTCTAGGCGGCGTTTTACATCCTTACAGGACCAAGAGTGA